A portion of the Carcharodon carcharias isolate sCarCar2 chromosome 18, sCarCar2.pri, whole genome shotgun sequence genome contains these proteins:
- the LOC121290674 gene encoding claudin-8-like, producing MVSPALQLVSLILAVIGLVGTCAVTGLPQWKVTAFIGDKLVVFENRWEGLWMNCVRQANIRMQCKMYDSFLMLSPELQASRALMCVAVALAFLSILIAAVGMKCTRGLIENEQVKHRILIGAGVMLILTGIIVLIPISWVGHTIIRNFYDPLVPDSLKHELGEALYIGWATAGFLIVAGAILCCSCLNEEARSYSYRPAQYGKYNPKQTARKIPSMYSKSEFV from the coding sequence ATGGTGAGTCCTGCTCTACAGTTAGTGAGTCTGATCCTGGCGGTTATTGGCTTGGTCGGGACGTGTGCAGTGACAGGACTGCCCCAATGGAAAGTGACCGCTTTCATCGGGGACAAGCTGGTGGTGTTTGAGAATAGGTGGGAAGGTTTGTGGATGAATTGCGTTCGGCAGGCGAACATCCGAATGCAGTGTAAGATGTACGACTCCTTCCTGATGCTCAGCCCTGAGCTGCAGGCGAGCCGTGCTCTGATGTGTGTTGCCGTGGCGTTAGCATTTCTGAGCATCCTCATCGCCGCCGTGGGAATGAAGTGCACTCGCGGCCTTATTGAGAATGAACAGGTGAAACACCGCATATTGATAGGAGCTGGGGTGATGCTTATACTCACGGGAATTATTGTCCTAATCCCCATTTCTTGGGTTGGCCACACGATCATTAGAAATTTCTATGACCCGCTGGTTCCAGACTCACTGAAACATGAACTTGGAGAAGCTCTCTACATCGGCTGGGCTACTGCCGGCTTCCTGATAGTGGCAGGTGCCATACTTTGTTGTTCATGTCTCAATGAAGAAGCAAGAAGTTACAGTTACAGGCCTGCACAGTATGGAAAATATAACCCAAAACAGACAGCAAGGAAAATTCCAAGCATGTACTCCAAAAGTGAATTTGTCTAA